The Bacillus sp. SM2101 genome has a window encoding:
- a CDS encoding TetR/AcrR family transcriptional regulator: protein MQDKEWLEELLEMGSRDEKLSPKQKKILEAAVEIFSEKGFAASSTSEIAKRAGVAEGTIFRHYKTKHDLLISIVVPTWTKIITPLLAKSFVKEVFKKNQYNQAEDFLRALLTNRLEFAKKHLPMLKILLQEIPFQEELKEQFTSIFTEHIYVQLQKIIEHFQQQGDIIDLPSKTVIRMILTTGIGFILTRLFILPDAEWDDEQEIEHTIQFMLYGLSGKDS from the coding sequence ATGCAGGATAAAGAATGGCTTGAAGAGCTTCTAGAAATGGGTAGTCGTGACGAAAAACTTAGTCCTAAGCAAAAGAAAATCCTTGAGGCTGCTGTTGAAATATTTTCCGAAAAGGGATTTGCAGCATCATCTACTAGTGAAATAGCCAAAAGGGCTGGGGTAGCAGAGGGTACAATTTTTCGACATTACAAAACCAAGCATGACCTATTAATTTCAATCGTAGTTCCAACTTGGACAAAAATTATTACACCATTGCTCGCAAAATCATTCGTGAAAGAAGTGTTTAAGAAAAATCAATACAATCAAGCGGAGGATTTTCTTCGAGCGTTACTAACTAACCGCTTAGAATTCGCTAAGAAGCATTTACCGATGCTGAAAATCCTGTTGCAAGAGATCCCTTTTCAGGAGGAGCTGAAAGAGCAATTTACGAGTATATTTACAGAACATATATATGTTCAATTGCAAAAGATTATTGAACATTTCCAACAGCAAGGGGATATTATTGATCTCCCTTCAAAAACGGTTATCCGTATGATTTTAACTACTGGTATTGGATTTATTCTTACAAGGTTATTCATTTTACCTGATGCTGAATGGGATGACGAACAAGAGATTGAGCACACTATTCAATTTATGCTCTATGGTTTATCTGGGAAAGACAGTTAA